A section of the Primulina eburnea isolate SZY01 chromosome 1, ASM2296580v1, whole genome shotgun sequence genome encodes:
- the LOC140835347 gene encoding putative E3 ubiquitin-protein ligase XBAT31 — MGQGLSCGSSDELGLFSAVQLGNLETVKEVMGKNSAFVHSSTVYDRNSVLHIAAANDQIEVLSFLLDGSVNPDVLNRLKQTPLMLAAMRGNISCVKKLIEAGANILMFDSRSGRTCLHYAAYYGHSDCLQAILSAASTSPVAASWGYSRFVSIRDRKGATPLHLAARQRHPECVHILLDNGALVSASTGGYGFAGSNPLHFAARGGSLDCIRELLAWGADRIQRDVSGRIPHTIALRHHHEACAALLNPSSPEPLVWPSSLKFIGELNQEAKSLLEQALMEANREKEKIILKGTVCSLPSPSASDSGFDDNISEASDSDLCCICFDQACTIEVQECEHRMCAHCTLALCCHNKPNPTTACHSVPVCPFCRSSILKLVVAKVVKTENDIPKKSWRSLNWSEGSSSFKGVSFGKMGGLGSGTIISEDEWLDKPLTLDT, encoded by the exons ATGGGTCAGGGTCTGAGTTGCGGAAGTAGTGATGAGTTGGGGTTGTTCAGTGCGGTGCAACTGGGAAATTTGGAAACTGTCAAGGAAGTTATGGGCAAGAATTCAGCTTTTGTTCACAGCTCTACGGTGTATGATCGCAACTCGGTTTTGCATATTGCTGCCGCCAATGACCAGATCGAG GTTCTTTCTTTTCTTCTGGACGGATCTGTCAATCCGGATGTGTTGAATCGACTCAAGCAG ACTCCATTGATGTTGGCTGCAATGCGTGGCAATATCTCCTGCGTGAAGAAGCTGATTGAAGCTGGTGCTAAT ATTTTAATGTTTGATTCGCGTAGTGGGAGAACCTGCTTGCATTATGCCGCTTACTATGGCCACTCTGACTGCCTTCAGGCCATTTTATCGGCTGCCAGCACCTCCCCAGTGGCTGCTTCTTG GGGATATTCCCGTTTCGTCAGCATTAGAGATCGTAAAGGAGCAACACCGTTGCACTTGGCTGCTCGTCAAAGACATCCTGAATGTGTTCACATATTGTTGGACAATGGAGCCCTTGTTTCTGCTTCAACTGGTGGATACGG CTTTGCGGGTAGTAATCCCCTGCACTTTGCTGCAAGAGGAGGTTCTCTTGATTGCATTAGAGAGTTGCTGGCTTGGGGTGCAGATCGAATTCAGCGAGATGTATCAGG GAGAATACCGCACACAATAGCTTTAAGGCATCACCATGAAGCATGTGCAGCTTTGCTGAATCCTTCATCCCCAGAGCCTCTTGTCTGGCCGTCATCTTTGAAATTCATAGGCGAGCTTAATCAGGAAGCAAAATCTCTGTTGGAACAGGCCCTGATGGAGGCCAATAGGGAGaaggaaaaaattatattaaaaggAACCGTTTGCTCGCTGCCATCTCCATCAGCATCTGACTCTGGCTTTGATGATAACATATCTGAG GCAAGTGACTCGGATCTTTGCTGCATATgtttcgatcaagcttgcacCATTGAAGTTCAAGAATGTGAGCACCGAATGTGTGCGCATTGCACACTTGCCTTATGCTGTCACAACAAGCCCAACCCTACAACCGCGTGCCACTCTGTACCCGTTTGCCCTTTCTGCAGAAGTAGCATTCTCAAATTAGTGGTGGCTAAGGTGGTTAAAACTGAAAATGACATTCCTAAAAAATCTTGGAGGTCTCTGAACTGGAGTGAGGGAAGTAGCAGCTTCAAGGGCGTATCGTTTGGGAAAATGGGTGGCCTTGGTTCAGGCACGATTATATCCGAGGACGAATGGCTCGATAAACCATTAACTCTGGATACATAG
- the LOC140835353 gene encoding probable protein phosphatase 2C 23 — protein sequence MGNGVGKLTVCFTGMEPTADYTRRRRKDMEAGLMISDPLDDLGHSFCYVRPELTRLSSSKVHSEFDEPATTTFKLISGASVSANTSTPLSTASLDLYSYNSIDRASAFEGSTSFASIPLQLVPRNSSIYSGPLFKSGLIPNSGPMERGFMSGPIERGFMSGPLDRGMFSGPLDKGGSDQFPRSYSHGGFAFRHRSRKGSFIRAVRRAFSKGIIRGQKSIVAPIKGVVSMKEHDWIVGSEKQNELTISSVNFSSEYSLDDYDSLENQNLQWAQGKAGEDRVHVVVSEEHGWVFVGIYDGFNGPDAPDYLLSNLYSAVHKELKGLLWDENDKSDNSSVSNPCAAIDNSCSIKPDCNPNPSLTDESLRDRTINSCSKCIELENYPHANGDNWYRKRRGRYSKIKHRSVAKKWEDNQKRWRCEWDRERLELDRRLKEQLNKNRSNGTDATNHTEVLKALSQALKKTEDAYLDLADKMVMDNPELALMGSCVLVMLMKGDDLYVLNVGDSRAVLAQKKEPDLWSQDLERINEETLYDLESFDGDTSNLQPSLASCQLTMDHSTSIDEEVARVRNEHPDDASAVINDRVKGSLKVTRAFGAGFLKQPKWNNALIEMFRIDYVGPSPYINCIPSLHHHRLGSRDRFLILSSDGLYQYFTNEEAVSEVELFISWSPEGDPAQHLVEELLFRAAKRAGIDFHELLEIPQGDRRRYHDDVSIIVISLEGRIWRSCA from the exons ATGGGCAACGGAGTGGGGAAGCTGACGGTTTGTTTCACTGGAATGGAACCCACCGCCGACTATACTCGGCGGCGGAGGAAGGATATGGAGGCGGGTTTGATGATATCAGATCCGTTGGATGATCTGGGTCATTCCTTCTGCTACGTCCGGCCAGAGTTGACGCGGCTCTCATCCTCTAAAGTTCATTCCGAATTTGATGAACCTGCAACGACCACGTTTAAGTTGATTTCCGGCGCCTCCGTGAGTGCCAATACTTCGACCCCGCTGTCCACGGCTTCGCTCGATCTTTACTCTTACAACAGTATCGACCGGGCCTCCGCGTTCGAGGGCTCAACCTCATTTGCTTCCATCCCTCTTCAGCTTGTACCGAGAAATTCGTCTATATACTCTGGACCGTTGTTTAAATCCGGCTTGATTCCGAATTCAGGCCCGATGGAGAGGGGATTCATGTCAGGCCCGATTGAGAGAGGCTTCATGTCGGGCCCACTTGATCGTGGGATGTTCTCGGGCCCTCTAGACAAGGGTGGCTCTGATCAGTTCCCGAGAAGCTATTCCCATGGCGGATTTGCGTTCCGGCACAGATCGAGAAAAGGGTCGTTTATTCGGGCCGTTAGGCGGGCCTTTTCGAAAGGCATCATTAGAGGTCAGAAATCCATTGTTGCACCAATCAAAGGCGTGGTTTCGATGAAGGAACACGATTGGATAGTGGGGTCGGAGAAGCAAAATGAATTAACAATCAGTAGTGTTAATTTCAGCAGCGAATATAGTTTGGATGACTACGATTCACTAGAAAACCAGAATCTTCAGTGGGCTCAGGGAAAAGCCGGCGAGGATCGAGTTCATGTAGTGGTTTCCGAGGAACATGGATGGGTTTTCGTGGGAATTTACGATGGATTTAATGGCCCCGATGCACCGGATTATCTGCTGTCCAATTTGTATTCAGCTGTACATAAAGAGCTGAAAGGTCTGCTTTGGGATGAGAATGACAAGTCTGATAATTCATCCGTTTCAAATCCATGTGCCGCAATAGACAATTCCTGTTCGATAAAACCGGACTGTAATCCAAATCCTAGTTTGACTGATGAATCTTTACGGGATAGAACGATCAATAGCTGCTCAAAATGTATAGAACTAGAGAACTACCCTCATGCAAACGGAGATAACTGGTACAGGAAAAGGAGGGGAAGATATTCAAAGATTAAGCACCGCAGCGTTGCGAAAAAATGGGAGGACAATCAGAAGAGATGGAGGTGTGAATGGGATAGGGAAAGATTGGAACTTGATAGAAGATTAAAGGAACAATTGAACAAAAACAGGTCGAATGGCACAGATGCGACTAATCATACTGAAGTGTTAAAGGCTCTTTCACAAGCATTGAAGAAAACAGAGGATGCTTATCTAGATCTTGCTGATAAAATGGTTATGGATAATCCTGAGTTGGCCTTGATGGGTTCTTGTGTTCTTGTAATGTTGATGAAGGGAGACGACCTTTACGTATTGAATGTGGGCGATAGTCGAGCTGTTTTGGCTCAGAAGAAAGAGCCCGATCTTTGGAGCCAAGATTTGGAAAGAATCAACGAGGAAACATTGTATGATCTCGAGTCTTTCGATGGCGATACGTCGAATTTGCAGCCGAGTTTGGCTAGTTGCCAGTTAACCATGGATCATAGCACCTCCATTGACGAG GAAGTTGCGAGGGTTAGAAATGAGCATCCCGATGATGCTTCGGCAGTGATTAATGACCGTGTAAAAGGCTCGCTAAAGGTGACTCGGGCTTTTGGTGCTGGCTTTCTCAAACAG CCTAAATGGAACAATGCACTTATAGAAATGTTTAGAATCGACTATGTCGGGCCATCACCATATATAAACTGCATCCCTTCACTTCACCATCACCGATTAGGATCACGAGATCGGTTTCTAATATTGTCATCGGACGGACTTTACCAATACTTCACAAATGAAGAAGCTGTATCAGAAGTGGAACTTTTCATCTCTTGGTCACCAGAGGGAGATCCTGCACAACATCTGGTCGAGGAACTGTTGTTTCGTGCAGCAAAACGAGCAG GTATAGATTTTCACGAGTTGCTCGAGATACCACAAGGTGATAGACGTCGCTACCATGACGATGTCTCGATTATTGTCATCTCTTTGGAAGGAAGAATTTGGAGATCTTGTGCATAA